In Pseudobacter ginsenosidimutans, the following are encoded in one genomic region:
- a CDS encoding RagB/SusD family nutrient uptake outer membrane protein, giving the protein MKKNNHFLYIAALVIGLASCNKQLETAPSNAVEEEIALKNVTNLTAIYEGAWASKMDDFYGGIFGNPGFKTIALVSDAMANDVNLIVTKYSYAPIYRFTQINDKTQSRVSAIWNQLYKLINNQNVILANVDRAEGDATAKKVLKGQALALRAHLYTTIASFYQYSYQKDSLTKTAPIYLEPSNNSTVGNPKSTLKEIYTQIYKDLNEALPLLEGYQRNAKYKINTNVVYGLLARAYLYSGRWQLAADAATEAVKGFPFMAPADYTTGFNNVNNSEWIWGHPEIPSQSDGSYSFHFLDVTSASSYYYSFMADPFFRELFNDGDIRKTLFNWDGTAGREGYLQYKKFRFRDDQTGDLVLLRSAEAQLIKAEGLARADKFGEAADALNELRTARGATPFLGSDKEELIKEILIERRKELWGEGFGLSDIIRTQQAVVRKPYVDGSGNAIKVTVTLSDGSTKLVPAKYHSALKFSDGSSFVPNSPNYIFVVPQSEEQNNPNLNK; this is encoded by the coding sequence ATGAAAAAGAATAATCACTTTCTATATATCGCAGCACTGGTAATCGGGCTGGCCAGTTGCAACAAGCAGCTGGAAACCGCTCCTTCCAATGCTGTGGAAGAAGAAATAGCATTGAAGAATGTAACCAATCTCACCGCCATCTATGAAGGCGCATGGGCATCCAAGATGGATGATTTCTACGGAGGTATATTCGGTAATCCCGGATTCAAAACCATCGCACTGGTGAGCGATGCAATGGCCAATGACGTGAACCTCATCGTTACCAAATACAGTTACGCTCCTATTTACCGGTTCACACAGATCAATGATAAAACACAGAGCCGTGTAAGCGCCATCTGGAACCAGTTGTACAAGCTGATCAACAACCAGAATGTGATCCTCGCCAATGTTGACAGGGCGGAAGGGGACGCCACTGCAAAGAAAGTATTGAAAGGACAGGCCCTGGCGTTGCGTGCGCATCTATATACCACCATCGCTTCTTTCTACCAGTATTCGTATCAGAAAGATTCGCTCACCAAAACAGCGCCAATCTACCTGGAGCCCAGCAACAATTCCACTGTCGGAAACCCAAAGTCCACACTGAAAGAGATCTATACACAGATCTACAAGGATCTCAATGAAGCGTTGCCCCTGTTGGAAGGTTATCAACGCAACGCCAAATACAAGATCAACACCAATGTAGTGTATGGCCTGCTGGCACGTGCCTATCTTTATTCAGGCCGCTGGCAACTCGCTGCCGATGCAGCCACGGAAGCAGTGAAAGGCTTTCCTTTCATGGCTCCTGCCGATTACACTACCGGTTTCAATAACGTGAACAATTCCGAATGGATCTGGGGTCATCCTGAAATTCCCAGCCAGAGCGATGGCAGCTACAGCTTCCACTTCCTGGATGTAACATCGGCCTCTTCCTATTATTATAGTTTCATGGCCGATCCTTTCTTCAGGGAATTGTTCAACGATGGCGATATCCGTAAGACATTGTTCAACTGGGATGGCACAGCAGGCCGTGAAGGTTATCTTCAATACAAGAAGTTCAGGTTCAGGGATGATCAAACCGGGGATCTTGTATTGCTCCGCTCAGCAGAAGCACAACTGATCAAAGCGGAAGGACTGGCAAGGGCCGACAAATTCGGAGAAGCTGCCGATGCGCTCAATGAACTGCGTACTGCCCGTGGCGCAACACCTTTCCTGGGATCCGATAAAGAAGAGCTGATCAAAGAGATCCTCATCGAAAGAAGAAAAGAATTATGGGGCGAAGGATTCGGACTGTCAGATATCATCCGCACACAACAGGCTGTAGTTCGTAAACCTTATGTGGATGGTTCGGGCAATGCCATCAAAGTAACCGTTACACTTTCAGATGGCAGCACTAAATTGGTGCCTGCAAAATATCACTCCGCACTTAAATTTTCTGATGGCAGTAGCTTCGTACCCAATAGCCCTAATTACATTTTTGTAGTTCCGCAATCTGAAGAACAGAACAATCCGAATTTGAACAAATAG
- a CDS encoding T9SS type A sorting domain-containing protein, giving the protein MKATLPLYIAVLSIILFANQKAHAQACSVSNITIKLNSSNSSGGNCQVNVDISWDQSNNNGNKYTNVHVWTSANYPNPAITYAAPPTLAQLSGALGTIVVTNPTLASPTLGANYPPATGATILPATAIVKTYVSGTGINTINRFTIQGINLTIPGACTNATQIIADIWSSNSNSDNGVQCSKPTNSFYVNDPLVSGNIVCNPRTFSVTISSQSVAKTATYEVYADEPVNGVLEASDPLVFASGSINIPAAGNGSYTSAPMAFPNYENKNLWVKVQVTGATFSTSALIVNTCPILPVTLAGFEGERLSANKVLLKWKTATELNNKGFHIQRKAAGNNFETIGFIASAAKDGNSNNLLQYQFTDNSPSSASVQYRLMQEDIDGRQSFSKLIIINGSNSSGLSVVIYPNPSTDGNLHITFSDASPKDLLLTDNSGKAIRSVRSLTGSQYSLQNLRTGLYFLSIKHPSSGETITRKIVVK; this is encoded by the coding sequence ATGAAAGCAACTCTACCCCTGTATATTGCTGTACTCAGCATTATACTCTTCGCAAATCAGAAAGCCCATGCGCAAGCCTGCAGCGTATCCAACATCACCATCAAACTCAACAGTTCCAACAGCAGCGGCGGCAATTGCCAGGTAAATGTGGATATCAGCTGGGACCAGTCGAATAATAACGGAAATAAGTACACGAATGTGCATGTATGGACATCGGCCAATTACCCCAATCCGGCAATCACCTATGCTGCACCTCCAACCCTGGCGCAGTTATCCGGTGCACTGGGCACCATCGTTGTTACCAATCCTACACTCGCATCTCCCACACTGGGCGCCAATTATCCGCCGGCAACTGGTGCAACCATTCTTCCTGCAACAGCTATTGTCAAAACATATGTCAGTGGCACTGGCATAAATACTATCAACCGGTTCACTATCCAGGGTATCAACCTCACCATACCCGGCGCCTGTACCAATGCCACACAGATCATTGCTGATATCTGGAGCAGCAATTCCAACAGCGACAATGGTGTTCAATGTTCCAAACCCACCAATTCATTTTACGTGAATGATCCGCTTGTTAGTGGAAATATAGTTTGCAACCCGCGTACATTCTCTGTCACTATCAGTTCGCAGTCTGTAGCCAAAACGGCTACCTATGAAGTGTATGCAGATGAACCTGTCAACGGTGTGCTGGAAGCCAGTGACCCGCTGGTATTCGCCTCAGGCAGTATCAATATTCCTGCTGCCGGCAATGGCTCGTATACATCTGCCCCTATGGCATTTCCCAATTACGAGAATAAGAACCTGTGGGTTAAAGTGCAGGTGACCGGAGCAACATTTTCCACATCCGCACTGATCGTGAATACTTGCCCGATCCTGCCGGTAACCCTTGCCGGATTTGAAGGAGAGAGACTTTCCGCTAACAAAGTGCTGCTGAAATGGAAGACAGCTACCGAACTGAACAATAAAGGTTTCCATATTCAACGGAAAGCAGCTGGCAATAATTTCGAGACCATTGGATTTATTGCTTCGGCTGCCAAAGACGGTAATAGCAATAACTTACTACAATACCAGTTCACAGACAATAGTCCTTCATCCGCATCCGTACAATACAGATTGATGCAGGAAGATATCGATGGAAGGCAAAGTTTCAGTAAACTGATCATAATCAATGGCAGCAATAGCTCCGGGTTATCTGTTGTGATCTATCCCAATCCCTCAACCGATGGCAATCTCCATATCACATTCAGTGATGCAAGTCCCAAAGACCTGCTTTTGACAGATAATAGTGGCAAAGCAATCAGGTCGGTGAGAAGTCTGACCGGCAGCCAGTACAGTCTGCAAAATCTTAGAACGGGTCTTTATTTTCTCTCTATCAAACACCCATCGTCAGGTGAAACCATCACCCGGAAAATTGTAGTGAAATAG
- a CDS encoding DUF4197 domain-containing protein, which translates to MKKYVYVLPLCLLLFSGCESTQQILKDLGQTGTGTGTSTGSTTGGLSTNDIIAGLKEALALGAERSSSKLSAMDGFFKDAAVKILLPQEAQKVEKTLRDLGMGSLVDKAVLSVNRAAEDAAKSAAPIFVNAVKSMTINDALGILKGSDTAATSYLKSKTTVALTNAFKPVIEKSLAKVNATKYWGDLFTTYNKFATNKVNTDLSAFVTERALSGIFYQVGQEEKAIRKDPVARTTDILKKVFGKNS; encoded by the coding sequence ATGAAAAAGTATGTTTACGTGTTACCTCTCTGTTTACTGTTGTTTTCAGGCTGTGAGTCTACCCAGCAGATCCTGAAAGACCTGGGCCAGACCGGTACAGGAACCGGCACCAGTACGGGCAGTACCACTGGCGGGCTCTCTACCAACGACATCATTGCAGGATTGAAGGAAGCGCTGGCCCTGGGTGCAGAACGTTCTTCCTCCAAGCTTTCCGCAATGGATGGATTCTTCAAGGATGCAGCCGTCAAGATCCTTCTTCCCCAGGAAGCGCAGAAAGTGGAAAAAACACTGCGCGATCTCGGCATGGGCAGCCTCGTGGATAAAGCGGTGCTCAGCGTTAACCGTGCAGCAGAAGATGCCGCCAAATCCGCTGCGCCAATTTTTGTGAATGCTGTAAAAAGCATGACCATCAACGACGCACTCGGCATCCTGAAAGGCAGCGATACTGCAGCCACTTCCTATCTCAAAAGCAAAACCACTGTTGCTCTTACCAATGCCTTCAAACCAGTGATCGAAAAATCACTCGCAAAAGTGAATGCCACCAAATACTGGGGCGATCTGTTCACTACGTACAATAAATTCGCAACAAACAAGGTGAATACCGATCTTTCCGCGTTTGTGACTGAAAGAGCGCTGAGCGGTATCTTCTACCAGGTTGGTCAGGAAGAAAAAGCTATCCGTAAAGATCCTGTTGCCCGCACTACAGATATTCTGAAAAAAGTGTTTGGCAAGAACAGTTGA
- a CDS encoding NAD(P)/FAD-dependent oxidoreductase, with product MQISVWEKESFFAPTDVTIIGSGLVGLWCAWHLKKKRPESRITVLDRGVIPTGASTRNAGFACFGSVTELMADKEKAGEDAMLQLVDMRFRGLQRTRKILGEKAIGFQWSKGYELIATHKDPGKALLQDQIDWLNEKISPIVRSSPTYKFANRKIKQFGFGATAHLIENKFEGTLHTGQLCQQLLQRVQALGVTVLNSISVDHFEKGPEGVRIHASWPVGNTTQDYTFHSKQLLLCTNAFARQLLPQLDVQPARGQILVTAPLENLRFKGSFHYDEGFYYFRDLGDRILLGGARNKAFQEETTSEMDITDTIQKELEHFLTNYLLPGQTVTIEDRWSGIMGMGSEKMPIIREVEPGVWCAVRMSGMGVALSAVVGEDISSKLLS from the coding sequence ATGCAAATATCCGTCTGGGAAAAGGAAAGCTTTTTTGCACCCACCGATGTGACTATCATCGGAAGTGGGCTCGTTGGGCTCTGGTGCGCATGGCATCTCAAGAAAAAAAGACCTGAAAGCCGGATCACCGTGCTGGACCGTGGCGTCATTCCAACGGGAGCCAGTACCCGCAATGCCGGCTTCGCCTGCTTCGGGAGCGTAACAGAACTGATGGCCGATAAAGAAAAAGCCGGTGAAGACGCCATGCTGCAACTGGTTGATATGCGTTTTCGCGGTCTGCAACGAACCAGGAAAATACTCGGAGAAAAAGCCATCGGCTTCCAGTGGAGCAAAGGATATGAACTGATCGCAACTCACAAAGATCCGGGCAAAGCCCTGCTACAGGATCAGATCGATTGGCTCAATGAAAAGATCTCCCCCATCGTCCGCTCCTCTCCCACTTATAAATTCGCCAACCGTAAGATCAAACAATTCGGATTCGGCGCCACCGCACATCTCATCGAAAACAAATTTGAAGGCACCCTGCATACCGGACAACTCTGCCAGCAACTGCTACAGCGCGTTCAGGCATTGGGTGTCACTGTACTTAATTCCATCTCTGTAGATCATTTTGAGAAAGGTCCTGAAGGCGTCAGGATCCATGCATCCTGGCCCGTCGGAAATACAACACAGGATTATACATTCCATTCCAAACAACTCCTCCTCTGCACCAACGCCTTTGCCAGGCAATTACTGCCACAACTCGATGTTCAGCCCGCACGCGGACAGATCCTCGTTACTGCCCCTCTCGAAAATCTCCGCTTCAAAGGCAGCTTCCATTACGATGAAGGCTTCTATTATTTCCGCGACCTCGGCGATCGTATCCTCCTTGGAGGCGCACGCAACAAAGCCTTCCAAGAAGAGACCACCAGTGAAATGGACATCACAGACACCATCCAAAAAGAACTGGAACATTTCCTCACCAACTACCTGCTGCCAGGGCAGACCGTTACCATCGAAGATCGCTGGAGCGGTATCATGGGAATGGGAAGCGAGAAAATGCCAATCATCAGAGAAGTAGAGCCGGGGGTGTGGTGCGCAGTGCGCATGAGCGGCATGGGTGTTGCACTCTCTGCGGTGGTAGGAGAAGATATCTCATCCAAATTATTGAGTTGA
- a CDS encoding M43 family zinc metalloprotease: protein MKHFLLASCCLLLLLPQGHAQRACGAHDLLLEASRANPSLVNPIIPRQSALKTDSDVPGEVPLIRIPVVVHVLFNNEQQNISEAQIRSQIEVLNKDFRKLNADTSFIPPAFRSLSTDCRIEFQLASSDPAGRATKGIVRCATGVRAFSIDPGIMSTASGGSDPWDAASYLNIWVAPLSRGLVGYSSPPGIRKDLDGVVIAFNAFGTTGTAQPPCNKGRTATHEIGHWLGLRHIWGDADCGNDYIEDTPPQSGSTNGCPSGIVSTCNNGPNGNMYMNFMDFTDDACISMFTAGQSAVMRSLFDESGSRHSLLQSGGLSAPMYPALPEEHLPLPSGLRLFPNPAYGFVQIDTGHQLDGQAVVIRNYAGQLVMQTSVSRGGKIMLNGLKSGMYFLTVGKSKVTKLFVSNSAQ from the coding sequence ATGAAACATTTTTTACTTGCTTCCTGTTGCTTGCTATTGCTGTTGCCTCAAGGCCACGCCCAACGTGCCTGTGGCGCCCATGATTTGCTGCTTGAAGCAAGCAGGGCCAATCCTTCACTTGTCAATCCCATCATACCGCGCCAGTCTGCATTGAAGACCGATTCCGATGTGCCCGGCGAAGTTCCTCTGATCCGCATTCCTGTTGTGGTGCATGTACTCTTCAATAATGAGCAGCAAAATATTTCCGAAGCGCAAATACGTTCGCAGATTGAAGTGCTCAATAAAGACTTTCGCAAACTCAATGCCGACACATCTTTTATTCCACCTGCTTTCCGTTCATTGTCGACCGATTGCCGGATCGAATTCCAACTGGCCAGCTCCGATCCTGCGGGCCGGGCTACAAAGGGCATTGTACGTTGTGCCACAGGCGTTCGTGCTTTCAGCATCGATCCTGGCATCATGTCAACCGCCAGTGGCGGCAGTGATCCCTGGGATGCTGCCAGTTACCTGAATATCTGGGTGGCGCCGCTGTCCCGCGGGCTGGTAGGATATAGCAGTCCCCCCGGTATCCGTAAAGATCTGGATGGGGTGGTGATCGCGTTCAATGCATTCGGTACTACCGGTACTGCACAACCGCCCTGCAACAAGGGACGCACGGCCACACATGAGATCGGGCACTGGCTGGGCCTTCGTCATATCTGGGGCGATGCCGATTGTGGGAACGACTACATAGAAGATACACCTCCGCAAAGCGGCAGTACCAATGGATGTCCATCCGGGATTGTTTCCACCTGCAACAATGGACCTAACGGTAATATGTATATGAACTTCATGGATTTCACGGATGATGCCTGTATCAGCATGTTCACGGCAGGTCAGTCAGCGGTGATGCGCAGTCTGTTTGATGAAAGCGGAAGCAGGCATTCCCTCCTGCAATCAGGAGGATTATCAGCACCCATGTACCCGGCTTTACCGGAGGAACATCTGCCTTTGCCTTCAGGTTTGCGCTTGTTCCCGAATCCGGCTTATGGTTTTGTTCAGATCGATACCGGGCATCAACTGGACGGGCAAGCTGTTGTGATCCGCAACTATGCCGGTCAGCTGGTGATGCAAACCTCAGTGAGCAGGGGCGGGAAGATCATGCTGAACGGACTGAAAAGCGGAATGTATTTCCTCACAGTTGGAAAATCGAAAGTGACGAAACTATTTGTATCTAACAGCGCTCAGTAA
- a CDS encoding glutaminyl-peptide cyclotransferase codes for MMKKIVYSSLLITAIASSCNNNDTQSGSEGTNVEAGTPRLQYTVVNAYPHDTNSFTQGLTIYNGQLYESTGSPDPAIPNNGSWIGTVDITTGKADHKATLAREHFGEGMTILNDKAYYITWQSKTGFVYQLPDFKKIREFSYNSDGWGLTNNGTSLIMSDGTNRIYFYSPDSMKLQNIISVNDHNGPVPNINELEFINGFIYANQWETPYILKIDPASGKVVGQLDFTNLVNEARAAYPNADVLNGIAFDSTNGKIFITGKKWPKLYEIKLQ; via the coding sequence ATGATGAAAAAAATTGTTTATAGCTCACTGTTGATCACAGCAATTGCCAGCAGCTGCAATAATAACGATACCCAATCGGGATCAGAAGGCACCAACGTGGAAGCAGGAACTCCCCGTTTGCAGTACACAGTAGTGAACGCATATCCGCATGATACCAATAGTTTCACACAGGGATTGACCATTTACAATGGACAACTTTATGAGTCCACCGGTAGCCCGGACCCCGCTATTCCCAATAACGGCTCCTGGATCGGCACAGTTGATATCACTACCGGCAAAGCAGATCATAAAGCAACACTTGCCAGGGAACATTTCGGCGAAGGCATGACCATCCTGAACGATAAAGCTTATTATATCACCTGGCAATCCAAAACTGGTTTCGTTTACCAGTTGCCCGACTTCAAAAAGATCAGGGAATTCAGTTACAACAGCGATGGATGGGGACTCACCAACAACGGCACCAGCCTGATCATGAGCGATGGCACCAACAGGATCTACTTCTACAGTCCTGATTCCATGAAACTGCAGAACATCATCAGTGTAAACGACCACAACGGCCCTGTGCCCAATATCAATGAGCTGGAATTCATCAACGGCTTCATATATGCGAACCAGTGGGAAACACCGTATATACTGAAGATCGATCCGGCAAGTGGCAAAGTGGTTGGGCAACTCGACTTCACCAACCTCGTGAACGAAGCACGGGCGGCTTATCCCAATGCAGACGTATTGAATGGCATTGCATTCGACAGTACCAATGGTAAGATCTTCATCACCGGTAAAAAATGGCCGAAGCTGTACGAGATCAAACTACAATAA
- a CDS encoding glutaminyl-peptide cyclotransferase, producing MKHLIPVMIPVLFIIAGCFNPESAGHQGKKDSSSPAEPVKITYTITVTLPHDTSYFTEGLEYYDGKLWESSGGNMTESPYPSVIGVVNTKTGKNDPHAVLDRRKYFAEGITFFNNKMYWLTLDNGLGFVYDATTFKQLKSFKLPSLEKKGWGLTHDAHHLIMSDGTDRLYFLHPDSLNLVKYIKVSDHNGPINNLNELEFINGYVYANQWLTTWILVIDPATGIVKAKIDLEELQKEADQKTAERRELNGIAYNPATDRLMITGKKWPMMYEITLNSWFREP from the coding sequence ATGAAACACCTTATCCCTGTAATGATTCCCGTACTGTTTATTATCGCAGGTTGTTTCAATCCGGAATCAGCCGGGCATCAGGGCAAGAAGGATAGTAGCAGTCCGGCAGAGCCCGTAAAAATCACTTATACTATAACGGTCACCCTTCCACACGATACCAGCTATTTCACGGAAGGACTGGAATATTACGATGGTAAGCTCTGGGAATCTTCAGGCGGCAATATGACGGAAAGCCCCTACCCGTCTGTAATTGGAGTAGTAAATACCAAAACAGGGAAAAACGATCCGCATGCAGTGCTGGATCGTAGAAAATATTTCGCAGAAGGTATTACCTTCTTCAATAATAAAATGTACTGGCTCACGCTGGACAATGGCCTCGGTTTCGTGTACGATGCCACTACTTTCAAACAACTCAAAAGTTTCAAACTTCCCTCTCTGGAAAAAAAAGGCTGGGGACTGACGCACGATGCACATCACCTCATCATGAGCGACGGCACAGACCGGCTGTACTTCCTCCATCCCGATTCACTGAACCTGGTGAAATATATCAAAGTGTCCGATCATAACGGCCCCATCAACAACCTGAATGAACTGGAATTCATCAACGGTTATGTCTACGCCAATCAATGGCTCACTACCTGGATACTCGTTATCGATCCGGCAACAGGTATTGTAAAAGCGAAGATCGATCTGGAGGAATTGCAAAAAGAGGCCGATCAAAAAACGGCGGAGAGACGGGAACTCAATGGTATTGCCTACAACCCGGCTACAGATCGTTTGATGATCACCGGTAAGAAATGGCCCATGATGTATGAGATCACATTGAACAGCTGGTTCAGGGAACCCTGA
- a CDS encoding class I SAM-dependent methyltransferase has product MHPGFIKMDSVINYTNCPICGATAIREALTAKDYTVSGNSFSIWECASCTLRFTQQVPDEAHIGPFYKADSYISHTNTSKGLVNRLYKMVRNITLRSKRKLLQTTTNRTTGQLLEIGAGTGTFAAFMKKSGWQVIGLEPDPGARQVAKEQNGIALLDTSELFDLPQEHFDVITMWHVLEHVHRLQDYMAQLKKLLKPGGVLLVAVPNYTSFDAQLYGRFWAAYDVPRHLYHFSPASMRTLLKNHDLRLDSLRPMWFDSFYVSMLSEKYKNGKASLMKGFINGLRSNLKAGKGNHSRCSSLIYVIRP; this is encoded by the coding sequence TTGCACCCTGGTTTTATAAAAATGGATTCCGTTATCAATTATACCAACTGCCCAATTTGTGGCGCCACCGCTATCCGCGAAGCGCTGACCGCCAAAGATTATACAGTTTCCGGAAACAGTTTCAGTATCTGGGAATGTGCTTCCTGTACGCTCCGCTTCACACAGCAGGTACCTGACGAAGCCCATATCGGGCCTTTTTACAAGGCAGACAGCTATATTTCGCATACCAATACCAGTAAGGGTTTGGTGAACAGATTGTATAAGATGGTCCGGAATATCACGTTGCGCAGTAAACGAAAATTGCTGCAGACCACCACCAACCGGACTACCGGTCAATTGCTGGAGATCGGCGCAGGTACGGGTACATTCGCGGCTTTCATGAAAAAAAGCGGCTGGCAGGTGATCGGTCTGGAACCCGATCCGGGAGCGAGACAGGTGGCAAAAGAACAAAATGGTATTGCGCTCCTGGATACCAGTGAGCTCTTCGATCTTCCCCAGGAACATTTTGATGTGATCACCATGTGGCATGTACTGGAACATGTGCACCGCCTGCAGGATTACATGGCGCAATTGAAAAAATTACTGAAGCCAGGCGGCGTACTGCTGGTGGCAGTGCCGAACTATACCAGCTTCGATGCACAACTCTATGGCCGCTTCTGGGCCGCTTACGATGTGCCGAGACATCTCTATCATTTCTCTCCCGCTTCCATGCGAACACTCCTGAAGAATCATGATCTGCGACTGGACAGCCTCCGGCCCATGTGGTTCGACAGTTTCTATGTAAGTATGCTCAGCGAAAAATATAAAAATGGAAAAGCCAGCCTGATGAAAGGATTCATCAATGGGCTGCGCTCCAACCTCAAGGCCGGAAAGGGCAATCATTCCCGTTGCAGTTCCCTGATCTATGTGATCAGACCCTGA
- a CDS encoding TonB-dependent receptor codes for MKRTNIALLSFIVCCSVMPVLSKAQDTTKRKSIDITSTFKPVLREAAKINFNAAPPAVDTSKPRMSYSIPVQNLFFTYQPAELKPMALEMDSITAWQYSNFIKVGIGNVHQPYVKAGFSFGDFKNTFFNVFADHYTSKGSLDFQKNSMTSVGAAMTYKTNNNLEVNARLGFKSDDYYLYGYEPKTLVFDKKDLRQRFQTIEGRVDLRNIEPTEFGLNYHPNLKISSFGDNHSVKGKETNTVLNLPLEKTFGEDFAFQLGATADLTRYEREENTALSMPSLKQSNNLYMVNAALQYKSDNLFIQGGIIPSWDQKNFHMLPNIMADITTNDKQFTLQLGWLGYYEKGSYQRFASINPWLAQPDSMYNTRIEERFAGLKGSVGNHFSYSAKFSLLTLRNQPLFVNDDIDGKTFLIHYEPKFNAIRLHTEAAYNVGEQFGAKAGFTFSNYYNMKVEKKAWGMIPVELNAGLHWQAMKDLMLRTEFWLWDGARYLRGGDDYKNKAGFDLNAGAEFRITRNLNLWVQFNNILNNKYQRWNQYEVFGFNLLGGITYSFNQK; via the coding sequence ATGAAAAGAACCAATATAGCCCTCTTATCATTCATCGTATGCTGTTCGGTAATGCCGGTGCTTTCAAAGGCGCAGGACACCACCAAACGCAAGTCCATCGATATCACCAGTACTTTCAAACCGGTACTGCGCGAGGCTGCCAAGATCAATTTCAATGCAGCCCCTCCGGCAGTGGACACATCCAAACCCAGGATGAGCTATTCCATTCCGGTGCAAAATCTTTTCTTCACCTATCAGCCGGCTGAACTGAAGCCCATGGCGCTGGAGATGGATTCCATCACTGCCTGGCAGTACAGCAATTTCATCAAGGTTGGCATCGGCAACGTGCACCAGCCCTATGTGAAGGCAGGTTTCAGTTTTGGTGATTTCAAGAATACATTCTTCAATGTTTTTGCAGATCATTATACCAGCAAGGGCAGCCTGGATTTTCAAAAGAACAGCATGACCAGTGTAGGCGCAGCAATGACCTACAAAACCAATAACAACCTGGAAGTTAATGCCCGCCTGGGTTTCAAGAGCGATGATTATTATCTCTACGGCTACGAACCCAAAACACTGGTGTTCGACAAGAAGGACCTCCGTCAGCGTTTTCAAACCATCGAAGGAAGAGTTGATCTCCGTAATATCGAGCCCACGGAATTCGGACTGAATTATCATCCGAATCTAAAAATCAGTTCCTTCGGCGATAATCATTCCGTAAAAGGAAAGGAAACCAATACTGTATTGAATCTGCCGTTGGAAAAGACTTTCGGGGAAGATTTCGCCTTCCAGCTCGGCGCCACTGCTGACCTGACCCGTTATGAAAGGGAAGAGAATACTGCGCTTTCCATGCCATCACTCAAGCAAAGCAATAACCTTTATATGGTGAATGCCGCGCTTCAGTATAAATCAGATAATCTCTTCATCCAGGGCGGGATCATTCCCAGCTGGGACCAGAAGAATTTCCATATGCTGCCCAATATCATGGCCGATATCACTACCAACGACAAGCAGTTCACCCTGCAACTCGGATGGCTAGGTTATTATGAGAAAGGAAGCTACCAGCGCTTTGCCAGTATCAATCCCTGGCTGGCGCAACCAGACAGCATGTACAATACCCGTATCGAGGAAAGATTTGCTGGTTTGAAAGGCTCTGTGGGCAACCATTTCAGCTACTCTGCAAAATTCAGTTTGCTGACGCTGCGCAATCAGCCCCTGTTTGTGAATGATGATATCGATGGTAAGACCTTCCTCATCCACTATGAGCCCAAGTTCAATGCCATCCGTTTGCATACCGAAGCTGCTTACAATGTAGGCGAGCAGTTTGGGGCAAAGGCCGGTTTCACTTTTTCCAATTACTACAATATGAAAGTGGAAAAGAAAGCCTGGGGCATGATCCCGGTTGAGCTCAATGCAGGCCTGCACTGGCAGGCGATGAAAGACCTGATGCTCCGTACCGAGTTCTGGCTCTGGGATGGCGCCAGGTACCTGAGGGGAGGAGATGATTATAAGAACAAGGCCGGGTTCGATCTCAATGCAGGAGCAGAATTTCGTATTACCAGGAATCTTAATCTCTGGGTGCAGTTCAATAATATCCTGAACAATAAGTACCAGCGCTGGAATCAGTACGAGGTCTTTGGGTTTAACCTGTTGGGAGGGATTACTTATTCTTTCAACCAGAAATGA